A single region of the Dromaius novaehollandiae isolate bDroNov1 chromosome 27, bDroNov1.hap1, whole genome shotgun sequence genome encodes:
- the ATXN7L2 gene encoding ataxin-7-like protein 2, translating into MAVRGRAAAAAMAAAAERRLPSLDDFAGQSWSAWVERAGPPAEPGSEQEESGKSGSKKLDAMTLIKEDMSIFGHCPAHDEFYLVVCNHCSQVVKPQAFQKHCERRHGPLSKLYARAGSGPPKCPAVNGQPPACGVPGATKAPREKVPGARGRAQPLPDKAQKDNLCLFVPVVNLEKISSLPKADGQGIKVPPKPPAGPGQPACGSKEPPAKPSLAAAPKEPAAKAGGDSLAPAAGPARRPESAPAPGEQEPAASKPPPKSHKKTARKECDLNRQCGVLNPETKKICTRLLTCKIHSVHQRREVRGRAKDFDVLVAELKASSRRGECPKEKSPPRKEPPPERLCQDAASPPQPPAGLPGAPPCRAKPPPTHPPPRSRLSSASDAEEPPAAASGEGDAGLYPFALPKGGSRGSSDESEEEAEDARRPDCQYASRPPRPQAFCTFGSRLLSPGCYVFNRRLDRFCSALGSMLERHLSSHMWKKIPPAADPQLPAAPAPAGPSCGPGAPAPAGPARPSAPCLAAAGARDARPPASLAYAGGSPPAAAACSQPECPGGGSQSITSPLPANIPSPSFSKLPSTKASKSSKAKEPDAVARKRKQPPGAAAGPPYKRTCLADTAKGKAPGCQVSHPPGKTKPSPGCPSSSSSSSLNGSVAPGSRVKRAGLLDCRAAGHPPPPLPPPPAPPVKASQLENRASPLHGPKALAASCLAEAKKRKNAATYCRPGKPKPPAPPPAPADSGCSARRKKPGVPPGFEEKRSALKSKAH; encoded by the exons atggcggtgcgtgggcgcgcggcggcggcggcgatggcggcggcggcggagcggcggctgcCGAGCCTCGACGACTTCGCGGGGCAGAGCTGGAGCGCCTGGGtggagcgggccgggccgccggccgaGCCgg GGTCGGAGCAGGAGGAGAGCGGTAAAAGCGGCAGCAAGAAGCTGGATGCGATGACGCTGATTAAGGAAG ACATGTCGATCTTCGGCCACTGCCCGGCGCACGACGAGTTTTACCTGGTGGTGTGCAACCACTGCAGCCAGGTGGTGAAGCCCCAAGCCTTCCAGAAGCACTGCG AACGGCGCCACGGCCCGCTGAGCAAGCTGTACGCCCGGGCCGGCTCCGGTCCCCCCAAGTGCCCCGCCGTCAACGGGCAGCCGCCGGCCTGCGGCGTCCCCGGCGCCACCAAGGCCCCGCGGGAGAAGGTCCCGGGCGCCCGCGGCCGAGCCCAGCCGCTGCCCGACAAGGCCCAGAAGGACAATCTCTG CCTCTTTGTGCCCGTGGTGAACCTGGAGAAGATTTCCAGCCTTCCCAAAGCGGACGGGCAAGGGATCAAagtgccccccaaaccccccgccgggcccgggcagcCGGCGTGCGGCTCCAAAGAGCCGCCGGCGAAACCCTCACTGGCGGCGGCACCCAAAGAGCCGGCGGCCAAGGCGGGAGGCGACTCGCTGGcacccgccgccggcccggcgagGAGGCCGGAGAGCGCGCCCGCGCCCGGGGAGCAGGAGCCGGCCGCCTCCAAGCCGCCCCCCAAGTCCCACAAGAAGACGGCGC GCAAGGAGTGCGACTTGAACAGGCAGTGCGGCGTGCTCAACCCCGAAACCAAGAAGATCTGCACCCGCTTGCTGACCTGCAAG ATCCACTCGGTGCACCAGCGCCGCGAGGTGCGAGGCCGCGCCAAGGACTTCGACGTCTTGGTGGCCGAGCTGAAAGCCAGCTCGCGCAGGGGCGAGTGCCCCAAGGAGAAGAGCCCGCCGCGCAAGGAGCCCCCGCCCGAGCGCCTCTGCCAGgacgccgcctcgccgccgcagccccccgccggcCTGCCCGGCGCCCCCCCCTGCCGCGCCAAGCCGCCCCCCACCCACCCGCCGCCCAG GTCCCGGCTTTCCTCCGCGAGCGACGCCGAGGAGCCGCCGGCGGCGGCCTCGGGCGAGGGAGACGCCGGCCTCTACCCCTTCGCCCTGCCCAAGGGCGGCAGCCGGGGCTCGAGCGACGAGAGCGAGGAGGAGGCCGAGGACGCTCGCCGCCCCGACTGCCAGTACGCctcgcgcccgccgcggccgcaagcg TTCTGCACCTTCGGGAGCCGCTTGCTCAGCCCGGGCTGCTACGTCTTCAACCGGCGGCTCGACCGCTTCTGCTCGGCGCTGGGCTCCATGCTGGAGAGGCACCTCAGCTCGCACATGTGGAA GAAGATCCCGCCGGCCGCCGAcccgcagctccccgccgccccggcgcccgccggcccgagctgcggccccggcgccccggcgcccgccggccccgcgcgcccctcGGCACCCTGCCTGGCGGCGGCGGGTGCCCGCGACGCCCGGCCTCCCGCCAGCCTGGCCTACGCGGGGGGGTCaccgcccgcggcggccgcctgcAGCCAGCCCGAgtgccccggcggcggcagccagTCCATCACGTCGCCGCTGCCCGCCAACATCCCCTCGCCCTCCTTCAGCAAGTTGCCTTCCACCAAGGCCAGCAAATCCTCCAAAGCCAAGGAGCCCGACGCCGTCGCCCGCAAGCGCAAGCagcccccgggggccgccgccggccccccctaCAAACGGACCTGCCTGGCGGACACGGCCAAGGGCAAAGCCCCCGGCTGCCAGGTCTCCCACCCGCCCGGCAAGACGAAACCCTCGCCGGGCTgcccgtcgtcgtcgtcgtcgtcctcCCTCAACGGTTCGGTGGCTCCGGGCTCCCGGGTGAAACGGGCCGGCTTGCTGGACTGCAGGGCCGCtggccaccctcctcctcctcttcctccgccgccggcgccgccggtGAAGGCCTCGCAGCTGGAAAACCGCGCCTCGCCGCTCCACGGGCCCAAGGCGCTGGCGGCGAGCTGCCTCGCCGAGGCCAAGAAGCGCAAGAACGCCGCCACGTACTGCCGGCCCGGCAAGCCcaagccccccgcccccccgccggcccccgccgacTCGGGCTGCTCCGCGCGCAGGAAGAAGCCGGGGGTCCCGCCGGGCTTCGAGGAGAAGCGCAGCGCCCTGAAG TCGAAAGCACATTAA